One genomic region from Henningerozyma blattae CBS 6284 chromosome 2, complete genome encodes:
- the ERG24 gene encoding delta(14)-sterol reductase (similar to Saccharomyces cerevisiae ERG24 (YNL280C); ancestral locus Anc_3.81), translated as MSKQIKSDLAKLNPRTVTPDFGGSIGAFGLSVGLPILAIVLNLLIRQDYHLDGMFFQNFDINQLIIGFSQLIHHFKENFNQLITFYLLWFTILAILDILLPGKMMDGTLMRDNTRLVYKINGLTMTITLALVLILRWQLTEGQMPEFQWLYANHTSLCIIAVLWAFVVATFCYIFSFVPPILGSKDYKLLAVGGNSGNVISDWFLGRELNPRIGPLDVKMFCELRPGMLLWLLIDLSCLHHVYLESGKIHDALLLITLLQSWYVIDGVINEAGVISMVDITTDGFGFMLAFGDLALVPFTYTLQARYLSVADFDTTTLGSIKCGIVILMAMFGYYIFHASNYQKADFKAGKLSHLKSISTHTNTKLLCDGWWKVSQHINYFGDWIMAFSWCLTTWNHSLLTYYYIFYFAGLLIHRQNRDEIKCSKKYGNAWKTYVSKVPYKIVPYIY; from the coding sequence ATGTCCAAGCAAATAAAAAGTGATTTAGCTAAACTAAATCCGAGAACAGTAACTCCGGATTTTGGTGGGTCAATTGGTGCATTTGGCCTATCAGTGGGGTTACCAATACTAGCCATTGTATTAAATCTACTAATTCGTCAAGATTATCACTTGGATGGCATgtttttccaaaatttcGACATTAATCAACTAATTATTGGATTTTCTCAATTAATACATCATTTTAAGGAAAATTTTAACCAACTAATAACATTCTATTTGTTATGGTTTACCATTTTAGCAATTTTGgatattttattaccaGGCAAAATGATGGATGGGACTTTAATGAGAGATAATACAAGATTGGTTTATAAGATCAATGGCTTAACAATGACGATTACATTAGCCCTAGTATTAATCTTACGTTGGCAATTAACTGAAGGTCAAATGCCTGAATTCCAATGGTTATATGCTAATCATACTTCTTTATGTATAATTGCTGTATTATGGGCATTCGTAGTGGCTACATTTtgctatattttttcatttgttcCACCTATTTTAGGTTCTAAAGATTATAAATTACTAGCTGTTGGTGGTAATTCAGGTAATGTAATTTCAGATTGGTTCTTAGGTAGAGAATTAAATCCTAGAATTGGTCCACTTGATGTTAAAATGTTCTGTGAATTACGTCCTGGTATGCTACTATGGCTATTGATAGATTTATCATGTCTTCATCACGTTTATTTAGAAAGTGGGAAAATTCATGATGctttattattgattaCTCTTTTGCAAAGTTGGTATGTGATTGATGGTGTTATTAATGAAGCTGGTGTCATCTCAATGGTGGATATTACTACTGATGGATTCGGTTTCATGTTAGCCTTTGGTGATTTGGCTTTAGTTCCATTTACTTATACTTTACAGGCAAGATATTTAAGTGTTGCCGATTTTGATACAACAACATTAGGCTCGATCAAATGTGGTATTGTAATTTTAATGGCAATGTTTGGTTATTACATTTTCCATGCGTCTAATTACCAAAAAGCGGATTTCAAGGCAGGAAAATTATCacatttgaaaagtatATCTACACATACAAACACTAAATTATTATGTGATGGTTGGTGGAAAGTCTCACAACATATTAATTACTTTGGTGATTGGATTATGGCATTTTCTTGGTGTCTAACAACTTGGAATCATTCTTTATTGACTTATTAttacatattttattttgctGGTTTGTTAATCCATAGACAAAATAGggatgaaattaaatgtaGTAAGAAATATGGTAATGCTTGGAAAACTTATGTTTCAAAAGTACCATATAAAATTGTtccttatatatattaa